In Myxococcota bacterium, one genomic interval encodes:
- a CDS encoding META domain-containing protein: protein MRGSRIWLVLALLALSACEPPPTAQSPLAPVHDWRLTRLGERSDVPDGQSGPALTLLFDTAKAQVSGFAGCNRFAGGYTLNGAQLRFGPLAVTRMACEKGMELEGAYLAALAAADQLHLSGGELELVGPEGAKTALRFRPLQPPP, encoded by the coding sequence ATGCGCGGCTCCCGCATCTGGCTCGTGCTCGCCCTGCTCGCGCTCTCCGCTTGCGAGCCGCCCCCGACGGCGCAGAGCCCGCTCGCGCCGGTCCACGACTGGAGGCTCACGCGGCTCGGCGAGCGCTCCGACGTGCCGGACGGCCAGAGCGGGCCGGCGCTCACGCTGCTCTTCGACACGGCGAAGGCCCAGGTCTCGGGCTTCGCGGGCTGCAACCGCTTCGCGGGCGGCTACACGCTGAACGGCGCCCAGCTGAGATTCGGCCCGCTGGCCGTGACCAGGATGGCGTGCGAGAAGGGGATGGAGCTCGAGGGCGCGTACCTCGCGGCGCTCGCTGCGGCCGACCAGCTGCATCTCTCCGGCGGCGAGCTCGAGCTGGTCGGCCCGGAGGGCGCCAAGACCGCGCTGCGTTTCCGGCCGCTCCAGCCGCCACCCTGA